The DNA region TCTGCTCCTCCTCAATGAGCCTGTCGGCCGGTTTCCTGGTGGAGAGTTCAAGTTCATCAAGCATATCGAGAACTATGGGGAGGTCAGCTGCATCTGTGGGTCCCTTATAGGCTGGTATACCTGTTTCTTCCCATATCACCTTCACGTCCTTGGGTATGAGGCCCGGTACGATTATCATGTCTGGTGCTCCATCCGAAAAGTTAATGTCATTGATTTCAGATATTATTTTGCGTGGTGTTAAAAAGGCCGCTATGGGCGTGTTAACCACGTGAACATGAACTTCATGGCTTGAAGCTGATACTGCATCCCTCACAGTCCCTGATGCAAGTTTTCCTGTGATTATAAGGACTCTCATTTCATTACCCCTATTAATTTTAATTGACCAACATGTATATATATTAAAAATTTATAATGATTAACAATGAGAAATGGAGGTAGACTATGATCGAAATTCGCTTTCATGGACGCGGTGGCCAGGGCGCTGTTACAGCGGCAGAGATTCTAGCTAAAGCTGCCTTTGAAGACGGTAAATACTCACAGGCCTTTCCATTCTTCGGTGTTGAGCGTAGAGGCGCTCCAGTTATGGCTTTCACAAGAATCGATGATGAACCCATCAGGAGAAGGTATCAGGTTTACAATCCCGATTATGTTGTTGTTCTCGATGAGGGACTTGTTGATGTGGTTGACGTATTTTCAGGCTTAAAGGATGGTGGTGTGGTTGTACTCAATACTGCAGGCACCTTCACCTCAGAGAAAGCTGAGGTCCACACCATTGACGCCACAGGCATAGCACTTGAGAACCTTGGAAGACCCATCGTTAACACCGTAATGCTCGGGGCATTTGCAGGTGTAACCGGTCTTGTAAGCATAGATTCACTCATAAAGATTATCAAAGAAACATTCCCAGGGAAAATTGGGGATAAAAACGCAGAGGCTGCAAGGATAGCCTATGAAAAAATGAAACAGTCAGGGTGAATATAATGGAATCACTTGGAGCAACCGTCAGAGAACCAGGAAGCACCCGTAAAAACAAGACGGGGAGCTGGAGAACATTCAAACCATTCCTTGATAAGGATAAATGTATAGACTGTGATAACTGCATCCTTTTCTGTCCCGAAGGCTGCATAGATAAGGAGCATGAGATTGACTATGATTACTGTAAGGGATGCGGAATATGCGCAGAGGAATGCCCTGTCAAGGCAATAAAGATGGAGAGAGAAAAATAGGAGAGACTCTAAATGGTTCTTAAGGTTATATCCGCAAATCAGGCCGTTGCAGAAGCAGCAAAACTTGCGAAACCAAAGGTCATCCCTGTTTATCCGATAACACCCCAGACCTCAATATCAGAGTACCTTGCAAAATTTGTGGCTGATGGTGAGCTCGATGCCGAGTACATAAGGGTCGAGTCAGAGCACAGCGCCATGAGCGCATGCGTGGGGGCATCAGGTGCAGGTGTGAGAGTTTTCACAGCAACATCATCCCAGGGCCTTGCACTGATGCATGAGATAGTCTATGCTGCAGCAGGACTAAGGAACCCCATTGTCATGGCAAATGCCAACCGTGCCCTATCAGCTCCACTCAGTATATGGAATGACCACCAGGACTCAATAGCTGAAAGGGACTCCGGGTGGATGCAGATATACGCTGAAAGTGGACAGGAAGCCCTTGACTCAGTTCTAATGTCCTACAGGGTTTCAGAGGACAGGGACGTTCTCCTTCCAAGCATGGTCTGTCTGGATGGCTTCATACTGACACACACCGTGGAGCCCGTGGACATCCCATCACAGGATGAAGTTGACACATTCCTGCCAGAATTCCAGCCACAGGCGATACTTGACCCTGACGAACCAATGTCACTCGGTACATTCACAGATCCAAACTATTACATGGAGGCCCGCTATGAGGTAGAAAGGGCAATGCAGAGGTCAAGAAAAGTTATTGGAAGGGTCTGTCAGGAATTCAGTGAAATGTTCGGGCGGAAATACGGATTCGTTGAGGAATACCGCTGCGAGGATGCTGAAATAATCCTGGTGGCCATGGGCTCAGTCTGCAGCACCCTCAGAGAGGTTATTGATGATATGAGAGGGGAAGGCAAATCTGTGGGGCTCCTGAAGGTCAGGGTGCACAGGCCATTCCCTGCTGAGGAGATCAAAAAAGCCGTCAGTAATGCCCATAAGATCGCTGTTCTGGATAAAAATATAACCTTCAGTATTGGTGGTGCTCTCCACACCGAGTTAAAGGCCCTGCTACCCGAGAAGGAGGTTTACGGGTTCATTGTGGGCCTCGGTGGAAGGGACATAACACCTGAGCACATCAAGGAAATTGTTAAAAAGACAGAAAACCCTGAAAGGAGTGTCAGCTGGATCGGACTTAAGGAGGAATCACAATGAAAATACCTGAAGAAGAATTCCTGGCCCCTGGACACCGTGGATGTGCAGGATGCGGTGCCACAGTGGGGGTCAGACTTGCTCTCAAGGTTCTCGGTAAGAACACCGTTGCGGTCTCATCAACAGGATGCCTTGAGGTTATCACAACCCCATACCCTGAAACATCCTGGGAGATACCATGGATCCATGTTGCATTTGAAAACGCTGCTGCGATTGCATCAGGTGTTGAGAGGGCCCTCAGGGCCAGGGGCAGGGGTGACGTTAACGTTGTGGCTTTCGCAGGTGATGGTGGGACGGCAGATATCGGAATGCAGGCCCTGTCAGGTGCAATGGAGAGGGGACACAATATAATATACATCTGCTATGACAACGAGGCCTACATGAACACAGGTATACAGAGGAGTGCCTCAACACCCTACGGTGCCTCCACCACCACATCACCACATGGAAAGGAGAGCTTCGGTGAGGACAGGCCAAAGAAAAACATGCCCCTCATAATGGCGGCGCATGGTGTCCCCTACGTTGCAACAGCGTCAATATCATACCCTGAGGATTTCATGGAGAAGGTGAGGAAGGCAAGGGACACCGAGGGTCCCTCCTACATACACCTGCATCAGCCATGCACAACAGGGTGGGGCTTTGATCCCTCAAAGACAATAGAACTCGGAAGACTTGCCGTTGAAACCGGTTCCTGGATACTCTATGAGATAGAGGATGGTGACTTCCGCGTAACCTACAGGCCAGTTCAGAGGAAACCCGTTGAAGAGTACCTGAACGCCCAGAAAAGGTTCAGGCACCTCACAGAGGAACAGAAGGCAAAGATCCAGGAATACGTTGACAGCGTGTGCCAGGAGCTCAGGATATAACGGGGGATTAGATTGCAGAAGATCATCATTCAACCTGAACTCTGTGACGGCTGCAGGGACTGTGAGGAGGCCTGCAAGAAACTATACGGCGCCTCAAGGATAATGATAAGGGAACTTGAGGGCCTCTATTATCCCATCATATGCCAGCAGTGCGAGGACGCCCCCTGCAGGACAGTGTGCCCCACAGACGCCATCCAGGACGAGGTTGACCCTGAGCGGTGCATCGGCTGCGGACTCTGCATGCTCGTATGCCCCTTTGGCGCCGTTGTAATGGAGGATCGGAAAGCCCAGAAATGCAGCCAGTGCCCCGACCTTGACACCCCAGCATGTGTTAAGGCATGCTCAAGGAGGGCTCTGAGCGTCGTGGACACCGAGAAACTGAAACTTGAAAGGCAGAAGAAGTTCGTATCCAGAATGTCAGGTATCGGCAAGGGCCAGAAAGGGACCGACATCCTCAGCATACTGACAGCAAAGAGGAAGGCACGGCAGAAGCTTGAATAGGTGGAATTTCATGAGAGAACTGGTTTCAAATCCGGAACTTTGCGATGAGTGCATGAAGTGTGAGAGAATATGCCCCCGGAACGCCATGAGGGTCATTGATGGTGTCCCCATATTCTGCATGCACTGCGCACCTGAAAGGGCCCCATGCCTCAACATCTGCCCAGAGGATGCCATAGTTGAGGTGGATGGTGCCGTTGTCATCCTCGAGGACAGATGCATTGGATGCGGTCTCTGCCGGGACGCATGCCCCATTGGTGCCATAACCATCAATGAAAGGGGCGTTGCAGTGAAATGTGACCTCTGTGTCGATCGGGAGAAACCCCTCTGTGTCGTGGTATGCCCCAAGAAGGCCCTCAGTGAGAGTTCAGAGGAGATGATGGCGGCCAAGAGGGATAAGATAACAGGTGAACTCAAACGGCTCAAAAATCTGATTAGATACTGACCAAACTATTTTTTTGGTGATTCCATGATCAGGCAGGAGATGGTTGAGGAGACAGTGTGCCGTCTGTTCAGGGAGGCTGTTATCAGAATCCCCGATGATGTCACCCTTGCACTAAAAAAGGCCTACCTCAACGAGGAGGATGAGATCGCCCTCCTGAACCTCAAGGCCATCCTTGATAACATTGAACTTGCAAGGAAGATGGAGGTGCCTGTATGTCAGGATACAGGGCTCCCCATAGTGTTTGTGAGGATGGGGAAGGTTGAAGTTGAAAACCTCTACGGTGGTATAGCTGCAGGGGTTGAGAGGGCCACAAAGGAGGTTCCCCTCAGACCAAACGTTGTTGACCCCCTCACAAGGGAGAATACAGGTACAAACACAGGGCATCTTATTCCACAGGTGGATGTTGAAATTGCAGAGGACCTTGATGGGCTTGAAATAACGGTATTCCCCAAGGGTTTCGGATCAGAGAATAACAATGCACTGCTCATGGGGCTTCCCGGTGATGGTGCTGAAGGTGTCAGGGACTTTGTTGTTGAGACCGTCCTAAGAGCCGGTGGAAAACCCTGTCCCCCTGTGATTGTGGGTGTGGGAATCGGCGGCTCATCAGACCTTGCAATGAAACTTGCAAAGAAGGCCCTCCTGGGAAGGGTGGGGGAGAGAAACCCTGTAAGAGAACTTGCATCCCTGGAAGAGAATATACTCCAATCAATAAATGAAGCCGGCAGTGGCCCCATGGGTATGGGTGGTAAAACAACGGCACTCGATGTTAAGATAAGGACTGCCCATACACACACCGCCGGGCTACCGGTGGGTGTCTGCATACAGTGCTGGGCTGCAAGGAGAGCCACAGCCACCATCAGGGACGATTAATCATAGATGGAGGGCTTTTTCCTGGCAGATCGAGATGCACCTCATGCAGAGTATGCAGTCTGTTCCATTGGTTCTCCTTCTGCTATCTGATCTCATATCAACATCCATTGGACATTCTGCAAGGCATTTCATGCAGTTTTTGCATTTATTTTTATCAAACTTAACCCTCAGAACTGAAAGGTAGGAGGATACCTTAAGAAAAATACTTACAGGGCATATGTACTTACAGAAGGCCCTGTTGTCACCAAGTGCAACTGCCAGGCCAATTCCCGTAATGTAATAGGCTACATTTCCTGCAATGAATGCCCAGAACATCACAGTATCAGGATTATCCACCCTATTTAAAATCAGAAAAACGGTTAGAGGGGCTATCAAAAACAGCACATATTTCACGTAGCCAAGAAGGGGTCTTCTTGTGCCGGCATAGCTCCTGTATGGCAGTAGATCAAGTATCATTGAGGTCCAGCACGCATA from Methanothermobacter sp. K4 includes:
- a CDS encoding 4Fe-4S dicluster domain-containing protein translates to MRELVSNPELCDECMKCERICPRNAMRVIDGVPIFCMHCAPERAPCLNICPEDAIVEVDGAVVILEDRCIGCGLCRDACPIGAITINERGVAVKCDLCVDREKPLCVVVCPKKALSESSEEMMAAKRDKITGELKRLKNLIRY
- the porC gene encoding pyruvate synthase subunit PorC, yielding MIEIRFHGRGGQGAVTAAEILAKAAFEDGKYSQAFPFFGVERRGAPVMAFTRIDDEPIRRRYQVYNPDYVVVLDEGLVDVVDVFSGLKDGGVVVLNTAGTFTSEKAEVHTIDATGIALENLGRPIVNTVMLGAFAGVTGLVSIDSLIKIIKETFPGKIGDKNAEAARIAYEKMKQSG
- a CDS encoding 4Fe-4S dicluster domain-containing protein; this encodes MQKIIIQPELCDGCRDCEEACKKLYGASRIMIRELEGLYYPIICQQCEDAPCRTVCPTDAIQDEVDPERCIGCGLCMLVCPFGAVVMEDRKAQKCSQCPDLDTPACVKACSRRALSVVDTEKLKLERQKKFVSRMSGIGKGQKGTDILSILTAKRKARQKLE
- the porA gene encoding pyruvate synthase subunit PorA produces the protein MVLKVISANQAVAEAAKLAKPKVIPVYPITPQTSISEYLAKFVADGELDAEYIRVESEHSAMSACVGASGAGVRVFTATSSQGLALMHEIVYAAAGLRNPIVMANANRALSAPLSIWNDHQDSIAERDSGWMQIYAESGQEALDSVLMSYRVSEDRDVLLPSMVCLDGFILTHTVEPVDIPSQDEVDTFLPEFQPQAILDPDEPMSLGTFTDPNYYMEARYEVERAMQRSRKVIGRVCQEFSEMFGRKYGFVEEYRCEDAEIILVAMGSVCSTLREVIDDMRGEGKSVGLLKVRVHRPFPAEEIKKAVSNAHKIAVLDKNITFSIGGALHTELKALLPEKEVYGFIVGLGGRDITPEHIKEIVKKTENPERSVSWIGLKEESQ
- the porD gene encoding pyruvate synthase subunit PorD — encoded protein: MESLGATVREPGSTRKNKTGSWRTFKPFLDKDKCIDCDNCILFCPEGCIDKEHEIDYDYCKGCGICAEECPVKAIKMEREK
- a CDS encoding 4Fe-4S binding protein; the encoded protein is MSAGIYLMGAEFQHGRLLVQLGVGSYMLLYLGILRAENMQIEGFWYYISLGVFQGAVIHYAIAKISGPVLFGRGWCGYACWTSMILDLLPYRSYAGTRRPLLGYVKYVLFLIAPLTVFLILNRVDNPDTVMFWAFIAGNVAYYITGIGLAVALGDNRAFCKYICPVSIFLKVSSYLSVLRVKFDKNKCKNCMKCLAECPMDVDMRSDSRRRTNGTDCILCMRCISICQEKALHL
- a CDS encoding fumarate hydratase, whose amino-acid sequence is MIRQEMVEETVCRLFREAVIRIPDDVTLALKKAYLNEEDEIALLNLKAILDNIELARKMEVPVCQDTGLPIVFVRMGKVEVENLYGGIAAGVERATKEVPLRPNVVDPLTRENTGTNTGHLIPQVDVEIAEDLDGLEITVFPKGFGSENNNALLMGLPGDGAEGVRDFVVETVLRAGGKPCPPVIVGVGIGGSSDLAMKLAKKALLGRVGERNPVRELASLEENILQSINEAGSGPMGMGGKTTALDVKIRTAHTHTAGLPVGVCIQCWAARRATATIRDD
- the porB gene encoding pyruvate synthase subunit PorB gives rise to the protein MKIPEEEFLAPGHRGCAGCGATVGVRLALKVLGKNTVAVSSTGCLEVITTPYPETSWEIPWIHVAFENAAAIASGVERALRARGRGDVNVVAFAGDGGTADIGMQALSGAMERGHNIIYICYDNEAYMNTGIQRSASTPYGASTTTSPHGKESFGEDRPKKNMPLIMAAHGVPYVATASISYPEDFMEKVRKARDTEGPSYIHLHQPCTTGWGFDPSKTIELGRLAVETGSWILYEIEDGDFRVTYRPVQRKPVEEYLNAQKRFRHLTEEQKAKIQEYVDSVCQELRI